A single genomic interval of Arachis duranensis cultivar V14167 chromosome 7, aradu.V14167.gnm2.J7QH, whole genome shotgun sequence harbors:
- the LOC107496741 gene encoding UDP-glycosyltransferase 92A1 — MAEYSKKDGNENVHIVMLPFLAQGHLIPFLALAKQIQQTTSFKITIVTTPSNIQHIKHYYYDHNHIHLAELPFNPTEHGLPPNSDNTKNLSSLDAMLKLTMASLSLEDPFRSLISKIKEEEGHSLLCIISDVFVGWANNVAKSFGIKNITFTTCGAYGTLAYISIWSNLPHINSDSDEFSIPGFPQNYKFHRSHMHRTLRETDGSCDWSKFILSQVQLSMKSDGWICNTAEEIENLGLELLRKYFINLPVWSVGPLLQPLALQGKEHGKGLEPCIEWLDLKDERSVLYICFGSQNTISASQMMALAEGLEQSGRSFIWVIRPPFGFDINAEFNGDEWLPKGFEERMKNTQKGLLVHQWGPQMDILSHKSIAAFLSHCGWNSVLESLSYGVPFIGWPLAAEQVYNAKMLEEELGVSVMLTATVESVISGEEVKNVIDMVMDQQSGKGKEMKVKAEEIAVLMREATTQNGEVKGSSIRAIDDFVKVILQN; from the exons ACTCCCTCAAACATTCAACACatcaaacattattattatgatcATAACCATATCCACCTTGCTGAGCTACCTTTCAATCCTACAGAACATGGTCTACCACCAAATTCAGACAACACTAAGAATCTCTCTTCTTTAGATGCAATGCTCAAACTAACCATGGCATCTTTGAGCCTTGAGGACCCCTTTCGCTCTTTgatttcgaaaatcaaagaagaagagGGCCACTCTCTTCTCTGCATAATATCTGATGTGTTTGTTGGTTGGGCTAACAATGTTGCAAAGAGTTTTGGAATCAAGAACATAACATTCACAACTTGTGGTGCTTATGGAACTCTGGCTTATATATCTATCTGGTCCAATCTTCCCCACATAAACTCTGATTCAGACGAGTTTTCGATTCCGGGGTTCCCTCAGAACTACAAGTTCCACCGCTCTCACATGCATAGAACCTTGAGAGAAACTGATGGAAGTTGTGATTGGTCAAAATTCATCCTTTCCCAGGTTCAACTGTCCATGAAATCTGATGGGTGGATTTGTAACACTGCTGAGGAGATTGAGAATTTGGGTTTGGAACTTCTCAGAAAGTATTTCATTAATCTTCCTGTATGGAGTGTTGGTCCTCTTCTTCAACCACTTGCACTTCAAG GTAAAGAGCATGGCAAGGGTCTTGAACCCTGCATTGAGTGGTTAGATTTGAAGGATGAAAGATCTGTTCTTTACATATGTTTTGGATCACAGAACACAATCAGTGCTTCCCAAATGATGGCATTGGCTGAAGGGTTGgaacaaagtgggagaagttTTATTTGGGTTATAAGGCCACCATTTGGTTTTGACATCAATGCAGAGTTCAATGGTGATGAATGGTTACCAAAAGGGTTTGAAGAGAGAATGAAGAACACTCAAAAGGGTTTGTTGGTGCATCAATGGGGACCCCAAATGGATATTCTTTCACATAAGTCAATAGCAGCATTTCTTAGTCACTGTGGGTGGAATTCAGTGTTGGAGAGTCTAAGTTATGGTGTTCCATTCATTGGGTGGCCATTGGCAGCAGAACAAGTTTACAATGCTAAGATGTTGGAGGAAGAATTGGGTGTTAGTGTTATGCTCACAGCAACAGTTGAAAGTGTGATTTCAGGGGAGGAAGTGAAGAATGTGATTGACATGGTTATGGATCAACAAAGTGGGAAGGGAAAAGAGATGAAGGTGAAGGCTGAAGAGATTGCAGTTCTTATGAGAGAAGCAACAACACAGAATGGTGAAGTTAAAGGCTCTTCAATCAGAGCAATAGATGATTTTGTGAAAGTCATCTTACAAAACTAA